TTTGAACCCAAAATTTTTCCATTCCCTGACTCATATTTATTGCAAATTTGATTGGTAGTGAGAAATTCACACAGATGGCGacgaacaaaaaaaaaaaaaaaagaaaagaaaagccCTTCATTTCCTAAAATCGGAACCGAAATTAATATCTATTTGGTAGCTACCAATCTATACATGTTGATTTTTCTACATACGATTAACTGGAGTCAAACCTAATAAGGTCATACCGTTATTTATAACTTGTCTAGCAGCTTCGTATAATGCCAATCTTGCAATGGCAACTTCCTTTTCTTGACCAGAAACCCATAAGATATCGTAACATTGGGAGACAATATGGGTCACACTGAACAAATAAGTAACGATTGTGGATGGTTCCAAACCTTTAACTGCCTTTTTGATAACATCTGGATATTGAGCCAAAGTTCTTGCTAATGCACTGGCACATGGTTCAACCAACAATTCAAAGTTGGCATGCTCTAATTCCTCTATTGAAATACCAGATTTTCTTTGCATGGAACACAAACGAGAGTGAGCATATTGCAAGTATGGACCAGTGTCACCTTCGAATGAGGTCATTCTGTCCCATTTGAATTCATAATTGTGGATACGCTTGGATTGCATATCTTGGATCATAACAGCAGAAATACCAATCAAATCGGCAATCTTATCTGGGTCTTCGATTTGAGCATATTTCTCTTCGTTTTTCTGCATAACTTCATGCATTTTCTCTTTGGTTTCTTGTAAAATGTTATCTAAAAACACAACAGTACCTTTTCTGGTACTCATACCTTGGACCATACCAAAGTTAATATGTTCCAAATTGTGGGCCCATTCGAATCCcatttgtttcaaaatttcaaagaATTGAGCACAATGCAAATCTTGTTGGGCGGCAATAACATAAATCATCTTATCAAACTTATAGGTTTCATAACGTTTAATAGCTTCACCGACATCACGAGTTAAATAAAGTGAAGTACCATCGGACTTTTCAACTAAGGCCTTAcccaattttttgttaaatttAGTTAAGTCAATCAATTTGGCACCACgatcaatatcaatcaaacCTTTATCttcaaacaattttgtTGCTTCTTTCATCTTGTCTTGTGGAACTTGAGATTCACCAGAATAAACATcatatttgatattaagACGACCATAGGTGTCaacatatttttcaatagaCAAATCTCTGAATCTTGCCCAAATTTTCAATGCTGATTCATCACCATCTTCCATTCTtctgaaaaattttctagCTTCCTCATTGGTCGAGGattgaattttcttttcatctTGTTCAGAGGCATCAATACTTTCTCCTGGGGTTTCACCAGTGGCTTCACTTGTTTCTTTAGCTACATCTTGGTTAATCTTGACGTAAACTTCAAACAAATGATTGATTGGATCAGATGCCAACTTGGATTCGTCACCGTATCTTTCAAAACCAACTGCTAACAAACCAAATTGTTTACCCCAGTCTCccaaataattgattctaGTAACATCCCAGCCAACTTTCTCATACAAGTTAGAAATGAACCCACCAATAATAGTAGATCTTAAATGCCCAGCATGGAAAGGTTTGGCAATGTTTGGTGATGAGAATTCAACAATGGCTTTTTTGCCAACACCCAAAGGTAAATAACCATAATCTGATTTTCTCTTTAAAACATCCTCAATAACTAAATTATACAATAATGTTTTGGCAAAATagaattgcaaaaaaacaCCTTGTGGTTTGATTTCAGAAATAAATTTTCCTTTATTGAAACTTTCAGCCCATTCCTTAGACTTTTCATTAGGATTAATTCCTTTTAATCTCAATTTTGGAATAGGAACAATAATGTCACCTTGATCTAATACTTTTGGAGTATCTAAAGCTTGAATGATAATGGATTTGTCAACTGAAGAAATACGGTTTAATTCTTCAGCAATATAGTTTCTAAAGACATCAACCACGTTATATTGTGGGTGGGTACCTTCAATGGCTGCTGGTTGACTTAATCCCAACTGTTTCAAACTATCACTAATTGTTTCGACTGACATTGACTTGTATCCTCTTTGACTATAAAATATTGTAGAGGAGAATAACTTCtgcaatattttcattaaagGAAGAGGTTATGTGAGATGTTTTTGAGTAAAgacggaaaaaaaaaaaaaaaatttttttacaCTGCGCTTAATGTGTTATGTGTGGGATGAGAAATAAGTGCGTATGTATAATTGAGTCAGATTCTTGATAACAGTTATTACAGGTGTTAAGTGCTCATCAAATGAGTAATATCAGATGTATGGATATGGTCATGATTATATTTTCTTGGTGACTCTTGATTGTTAAGTGTCTAGTTAGGAGTTTCAACAGTCATGCATTATTCAGGTTGACTTCGTGAATTTTCATCTCTATCTAGTATTAACAGTA
This is a stretch of genomic DNA from Candida dubliniensis CD36 chromosome 1, complete sequence. It encodes these proteins:
- a CDS encoding arginine-trna ligase, putative, encoding MKILQKLFSSTIFYSQRGYKSMSVETISDSLKQLGLSQPAAIEGTHPQYNVVDVFRNYIAEELNRISSVDKSIIIQALDTPKVLDQGDIIVPIPKLRLKGINPNEKSKEWAESFNKGKFISEIKPQGVFLQFYFAKTLLYNLVIEDVLKRKSDYGYLPLGVGKKAIVEFSSPNIAKPFHAGHLRSTIIGGFISNLYEKVGWDVTRINYLGDWGKQFGLLAVGFERYGDESKLASDPINHLFEVYVKINQDVAKETSEATGETPGESIDASEQDEKKIQSSTNEEARKFFRRMEDGDESALKIWARFRDLSIEKYVDTYGRLNIKYDVYSGESQVPQDKMKEATKLFEDKGLIDIDRGAKLIDLTKFNKKLGKALVEKSDGTSLYLTRDVGEAIKRYETYKFDKMIYVIAAQQDLHCAQFFEILKQMGFEWAHNLEHINFGMVQGMSTRKGTVVFLDNILQETKEKMHEVMQKNEEKYAQIEDPDKIADLIGISAVMIQDMQSKRIHNYEFKWDRMTSFEGDTGPYLQYAHSRLCSMQRKSGISIEELEHANFELLVEPCASALARTLAQYPDVIKKAVKGLEPSTIVTYLFSVTHIVSQCYDILWVSGQEKEVAIARLALYEAARQVINNGMTLLGLTPVNRM